The Sphingobium sp. BYY-5 genome contains a region encoding:
- a CDS encoding aromatic ring-hydroxylating dioxygenase subunit alpha, translating into MNGDDPDAGWSLPAWTYADAEFFGLEVERIFRPSWQIVAHESDIAAPGDFHTLDYIGESVVVIRGDDGVVRGFTNVCRHRGARIVDGPGGCAKKLVCPYHGWTYEKDGRLSGVPMKASYGAAFALADHGLAPVEVETWHGFLFVRLADDGGPSVAQMMAPYGEEIAPYRFADLRALGRVTLRPRAVNWKNIGDNYSDGLHIAVAHPGLKRLMGDGYGVEASLHADKMWGPIVERPSANLSEWAYQHFLPPVPHLPADRQRLWTYYKLWPNVAFDIYPDQVDFMQWLPVSPTQTLIREISYALPDTRREMKVARYLNWRINRQVNAEDTALVARVQAGMASASFTVGPLSEQEVALRHFCGRVRALIPQARLHHPPGAGWSSGSNNNFRHSREGGNPSPALTPDARLGDGFPPARE; encoded by the coding sequence ATGAATGGGGACGACCCTGATGCGGGATGGAGCCTGCCGGCCTGGACCTATGCCGATGCTGAGTTTTTCGGGCTGGAGGTGGAGCGTATCTTTCGCCCTTCCTGGCAGATCGTGGCCCATGAAAGCGACATAGCCGCGCCCGGCGATTTCCACACGCTCGACTATATCGGTGAAAGCGTGGTGGTCATCCGTGGCGATGACGGCGTGGTGCGCGGCTTCACCAATGTCTGCCGCCATCGTGGCGCGCGGATCGTGGATGGTCCTGGCGGCTGCGCGAAGAAGCTGGTCTGCCCCTATCATGGCTGGACCTATGAGAAGGACGGGCGCCTCTCCGGCGTGCCGATGAAGGCCAGCTATGGCGCGGCCTTCGCTCTGGCCGACCACGGGTTGGCTCCGGTCGAGGTGGAGACGTGGCACGGGTTTCTGTTCGTGCGGCTGGCCGATGATGGCGGGCCGTCGGTGGCGCAGATGATGGCCCCCTATGGGGAGGAGATCGCGCCCTATCGCTTTGCCGATCTGCGAGCGCTGGGGCGGGTGACGCTGCGGCCCCGTGCCGTGAACTGGAAGAATATCGGCGATAATTATTCGGACGGGTTGCATATCGCGGTCGCGCATCCGGGGCTGAAAAGGCTGATGGGCGACGGCTATGGCGTGGAGGCTTCGCTCCATGCCGACAAGATGTGGGGGCCGATCGTGGAGCGGCCCTCCGCCAACCTGTCCGAATGGGCCTATCAGCATTTCCTGCCCCCTGTGCCGCACCTGCCTGCCGATCGGCAGCGGCTGTGGACCTATTATAAGCTCTGGCCCAATGTCGCCTTCGACATCTATCCCGATCAGGTGGATTTCATGCAGTGGCTGCCGGTGTCGCCGACGCAGACGCTGATCCGGGAAATTTCCTACGCCCTGCCGGATACACGGCGGGAGATGAAGGTGGCGCGCTACCTCAACTGGCGGATCAACCGGCAGGTCAATGCCGAGGATACGGCGCTGGTCGCGCGGGTGCAGGCGGGGATGGCGTCGGCCAGCTTCACCGTGGGGCCACTCAGCGAACAGGAAGTGGCGCTGCGGCATTTTTGCGGACGGGTGCGCGCATTGATCCCGCAGGCGCGGTTGCATCATCCGCCGGGGGCTGGGTGGTCTTCCGGCAGTAATAACAATTTTCGTCATTCCCGCGAAGGCGGGAATCCATCTCCGGCCCTAACCCCCGATGCGAGGTTGGGAGATGGGTTCCCGCCTGCGCGGGAATGA
- a CDS encoding NAD(P)/FAD-dependent oxidoreductase, translated as MTKSYDAVIIGGGHNGLVCAFYLARAGYKVRILERRAVVGGAAVTEEFHPGFRNSTASYTVSLLNPKVISDMKLADHGYRVIERPISNFLPQPDGGYLKLGGGLERTQAEFRKFSVKDAEALPPYYDALEVVADVLRDLVLKAPPNVGDGLTMVVEALKQGRRVASLSVEQQRDVLDLFTKSARTFLDSWFESEAVKAAFGFDAVVGNYASPDTPGSAYVLLHHVFGEVNGKKGAWGHSVGGMGTITQVMAKVVAAMGVEINLESPVASVLVDGARAVGVRLESGEEVMGRSVIANVGPKLLYEQMMAPADLPADFRKRIKAFKAGSGTFRMNVALSALPDFTCLPGVGEHHQSGIIIAPTLDYMDRAFMDAKRDGWSKAPIVEMLIPSTIDDSLAPEGCHVASLFCQQFAPELPNGRSWDEEREAAADHIVATVEAHAPGFARSVIARQIHSPLDLERKFGLVGGDIMHGNLSLDQMWAARPVLGHGAYRGPVKGLYMCGAGTHPGGGVTGAPGHNAAREVLKDGALWRKWR; from the coding sequence ATGACCAAATCCTACGACGCCGTCATCATCGGGGGCGGGCATAACGGGCTGGTCTGCGCCTTCTATCTGGCGCGGGCGGGTTACAAGGTGCGCATCCTGGAGCGGCGCGCTGTCGTTGGCGGCGCGGCGGTGACGGAGGAGTTCCACCCCGGCTTCCGCAACTCGACCGCCAGCTACACCGTCAGCCTGCTCAATCCCAAGGTCATAAGCGACATGAAGCTGGCCGATCACGGCTATCGCGTGATCGAGCGGCCGATCAGCAATTTCCTGCCGCAGCCCGATGGCGGCTATCTGAAGTTGGGCGGCGGGCTGGAAAGGACGCAGGCGGAGTTCCGCAAGTTCAGCGTGAAGGACGCCGAGGCGCTGCCCCCTTATTATGACGCGCTGGAAGTGGTGGCCGACGTGCTGCGCGACCTGGTGCTCAAAGCGCCGCCCAATGTCGGCGATGGGCTGACCATGGTTGTCGAGGCGCTAAAGCAGGGGCGGCGGGTCGCGAGCCTGTCCGTCGAGCAGCAGCGCGACGTGCTGGACCTGTTCACCAAGTCGGCGCGGACGTTTCTGGATAGCTGGTTCGAGAGCGAGGCGGTGAAGGCGGCGTTCGGCTTCGATGCGGTGGTCGGCAATTATGCCAGCCCCGACACGCCGGGCAGCGCCTATGTGCTGTTGCACCATGTCTTCGGCGAGGTGAACGGCAAGAAGGGCGCCTGGGGCCATAGCGTCGGCGGCATGGGCACGATCACGCAGGTCATGGCGAAGGTCGTGGCCGCCATGGGCGTGGAGATCAACCTGGAGTCGCCGGTCGCTTCGGTGCTGGTGGATGGCGCACGCGCGGTCGGCGTCAGGCTGGAGAGCGGTGAAGAGGTGATGGGCCGGTCGGTGATCGCCAATGTCGGGCCGAAGCTGCTCTACGAACAGATGATGGCGCCCGCCGACTTGCCCGCCGATTTTCGCAAGCGGATCAAGGCGTTCAAGGCAGGGTCGGGCACGTTCCGCATGAATGTGGCGCTGTCCGCGCTGCCCGACTTCACCTGTCTGCCAGGCGTGGGCGAGCATCACCAGTCAGGCATCATCATCGCGCCCACGCTGGACTATATGGACCGCGCGTTCATGGACGCGAAGCGCGACGGCTGGTCGAAGGCGCCGATCGTGGAGATGCTGATCCCCTCGACCATCGACGACAGCCTCGCGCCGGAGGGATGCCATGTGGCGAGCCTCTTCTGCCAGCAATTCGCGCCGGAACTGCCCAACGGCAGGTCATGGGACGAAGAGCGGGAGGCGGCGGCGGATCATATCGTCGCGACGGTGGAGGCTCATGCGCCGGGTTTCGCCAGGAGCGTGATCGCGCGGCAGATTCATTCGCCGCTCGACCTGGAACGGAAATTCGGGCTGGTCGGCGGCGACATCATGCACGGCAATCTGAGCCTGGACCAGATGTGGGCGGCGCGCCCGGTGCTGGGCCATGGCGCCTATCGCGGGCCGGTGAAGGGCCTCTATATGTGCGGCGCGGGTACGCACCCGGGCGGCGGCGTCACCGGCGCGCCGGGCCATAATGCCGCGCGCGAAGTGCTGAAGGACGGCGCGCTGTGGCGGAAGTGGCGGTAG
- a CDS encoding MarR family transcriptional regulator has translation MSSGDDRTSEEATIVRAAMRLARRLRQSAPSTELTGGGLGLLVTLSQGGPMSAAALARCEGLQPQSLSRLLARMERDGLIERKADVADRRRGVIAVTRRGLEALNGAMSQRRRWLSAVMTDRLNEQERSILLQAAELMLRIAS, from the coding sequence ATGTCGAGTGGTGATGATCGGACAAGTGAGGAAGCGACCATCGTGCGGGCGGCCATGCGGCTTGCGCGTCGCTTGCGGCAATCTGCGCCATCGACCGAGCTGACAGGCGGTGGGCTGGGCTTGCTCGTCACCCTGTCCCAGGGCGGCCCGATGAGCGCGGCGGCGCTCGCCCGCTGTGAAGGCCTCCAGCCACAATCTCTTAGCCGGCTACTTGCCCGGATGGAGCGCGACGGTCTGATCGAGCGCAAGGCGGATGTCGCCGACCGTCGTCGCGGAGTCATTGCCGTAACCCGGCGCGGCCTTGAAGCCCTCAACGGGGCAATGTCACAACGGCGGCGCTGGCTGTCGGCGGTGATGACCGATCGCCTCAATGAGCAGGAACGGTCTATCCTGTTGCAAGCCGCCGAATTGATGCTGCGCATCGCGAGCTAG
- a CDS encoding glyoxalase encodes MADHSNSRVAAIIPCNDVDAAERWWNRLGFSRPAEQDFGDYRMLSDGEGGEVHLQPAVEGWLVPGRNPFGIYVYTPRVDALAAMAGNAIIEGVKRAEHKEWGMYEFALNGPDDLLVRIGWPSRLVSSEL; translated from the coding sequence ATGGCCGATCATTCGAACAGCAGGGTAGCGGCGATCATTCCATGCAACGATGTGGATGCAGCGGAACGATGGTGGAACCGGCTTGGATTCAGCCGCCCCGCCGAACAGGATTTCGGCGACTATCGTATGTTGTCCGATGGTGAAGGCGGCGAGGTTCACCTGCAACCGGCGGTGGAAGGGTGGCTGGTGCCCGGCCGGAACCCGTTCGGCATTTACGTCTACACGCCCCGCGTCGATGCGCTGGCGGCGATGGCGGGCAACGCGATCATTGAGGGGGTGAAGCGCGCCGAGCACAAGGAATGGGGCATGTACGAGTTCGCCCTCAACGGCCCGGACGATCTGCTTGTGCGCATCGGGTGGCCCAGCCGGCTCGTGTCATCCGAACTGTAG
- a CDS encoding exodeoxyribonuclease VII small subunit, translating to MAEDIPTPDLATLSFEDALRALEQIVRRLESGDVPLDESISLYAQGEELRKRCAERLQAAEARIAKLTVDANGAVTGSQPFGAD from the coding sequence ATGGCTGAGGATATTCCCACCCCCGATCTTGCGACCCTTTCCTTCGAGGATGCGTTGCGCGCGCTGGAACAGATTGTGCGTCGCCTGGAAAGCGGGGACGTGCCGCTCGACGAGTCGATTTCGCTCTATGCCCAGGGCGAGGAACTGCGCAAACGCTGCGCCGAGCGGCTGCAAGCCGCCGAAGCGCGGATCGCCAAGCTGACGGTCGACGCCAATGGCGCGGTGACCGGTTCGCAGCCCTTCGGCGCGGATTGA
- a CDS encoding polyprenyl synthetase family protein: MTGGGRASAAALVKMRASDVAQDIDAAFDRLLSAPDDPRRRLYDAMRHAAIGGGKRLRPLLVRAASDLFNISRDSALQVGLAIECIHVYSLIHDDLPAMDDDDMRRGKPTVHKAYDEATAILAGDCLHDLAFEILADEETHPDPFVRIELVKALATASGPAGMAGGQMMDMEAENTRFDLATVTRLQNLKTGALIAFCVDAAAIMARLPHDARTRLHGYARDIGLAFQIADDLLDVEGDADLAGKALGKDAAAGKETFVSLLGVERAREQAHMLVDQAKTHLHGHGAEADLLRAIADYIVERDR; the protein is encoded by the coding sequence ATGACCGGGGGAGGACGCGCCTCCGCAGCCGCCTTGGTAAAGATGCGCGCGTCGGACGTCGCGCAGGACATTGATGCCGCTTTCGACCGGTTGCTGTCGGCACCGGACGATCCGCGCCGCCGCCTTTATGATGCGATGCGCCATGCCGCGATCGGTGGCGGCAAGCGGCTGCGCCCGCTGCTGGTGCGGGCGGCGAGCGACCTGTTCAACATCTCCCGCGACTCGGCGTTGCAGGTCGGCCTCGCGATCGAGTGCATCCATGTCTATTCGCTGATCCACGACGATCTGCCGGCGATGGACGATGACGACATGCGCCGCGGCAAGCCGACGGTGCACAAGGCCTATGACGAAGCGACGGCGATCCTGGCGGGCGATTGTCTGCACGACCTGGCGTTCGAGATATTGGCCGACGAGGAAACGCATCCCGACCCGTTCGTGCGGATCGAGCTGGTGAAGGCGCTTGCGACCGCCAGCGGCCCGGCCGGCATGGCGGGCGGGCAGATGATGGATATGGAGGCGGAAAATACCCGCTTCGACCTGGCCACCGTTACGCGGCTGCAAAATCTCAAGACCGGGGCGCTGATCGCCTTTTGCGTCGATGCCGCCGCGATCATGGCGCGCCTGCCGCACGATGCGCGCACGCGGCTGCACGGCTATGCGCGCGATATCGGCCTGGCCTTCCAGATTGCCGACGATCTGCTCGATGTAGAGGGCGACGCGGACCTTGCCGGCAAGGCGCTGGGCAAGGATGCGGCGGCGGGGAAGGAAACCTTCGTCTCGCTGCTGGGCGTGGAACGCGCGCGCGAACAGGCGCATATGCTGGTCGATCAGGCCAAGACGCATCTTCATGGCCATGGTGCGGAAGCGGACCTGCTGCGCGCCATAGCCGACTATATCGTGGAAAGGGACCGCTAA
- the coaD gene encoding pantetheine-phosphate adenylyltransferase encodes MTKPRIGVYPGTFDPVTLGHMDIIRRGAKLVDKLVIGVTTNISKSPMFSDEERLEMVRRECAGIDTEIVVTGFNSLLMDFAESQGASVIIRGLRAVADFEYEYQMAGMNQQINSRVETVFLMADVSLQPIASRLVKEIALYGGPIHRFVSPAVRDEVVARVEAIGRKDSA; translated from the coding sequence ATGACGAAGCCGCGCATCGGCGTCTATCCCGGTACGTTCGACCCCGTCACCCTGGGGCATATGGACATTATCCGGCGCGGCGCGAAGCTGGTCGATAAGCTGGTGATCGGCGTCACCACCAACATATCCAAGTCACCCATGTTCTCCGACGAGGAACGGTTGGAGATGGTGCGCCGCGAATGCGCGGGGATCGATACGGAAATCGTCGTCACCGGTTTCAATTCGCTGCTGATGGACTTTGCCGAATCGCAGGGCGCCAGCGTCATCATCCGGGGCCTGCGCGCCGTCGCCGACTTCGAATATGAATATCAGATGGCGGGGATGAACCAGCAGATCAACAGCCGGGTGGAGACGGTCTTCCTGATGGCGGACGTCTCGCTTCAGCCGATAGCGTCGCGCCTGGTCAAGGAAATCGCCCTTTATGGCGGGCCGATCCACAGGTTCGTGAGTCCTGCGGTGCGGGACGAAGTGGTGGCGCGGGTAGAGGCGATCGGCCGTAAGGATAGCGCTTGA
- a CDS encoding peptidylprolyl isomerase yields the protein MRFTSALKTVAIGFALTASGVAFAQGGGGGGGGAEEMKKAEAAVRAQENAKSLGNDLTPKLPPATVPADPQNIWDLDLSSGGRVRIQLRPDIAPNHVERIKELTRQGLYNGLKFHRVIPGFMAQGGDPKGDGTGGSQLPDLKAEFNPMPHLRGTVSMARAQSEDSANSQFFIVLLPRMQLDKKYTVFGRVIEGMQYVDAIHEGEPPADPTVILQASIESDGKPPVTAPPPPPPAAPSIISAPALPRAAAPGKAAPAKPAPAKPAPKKK from the coding sequence ATGCGTTTCACTAGCGCGCTCAAGACCGTGGCGATCGGCTTCGCCCTCACCGCGTCCGGCGTGGCCTTTGCCCAAGGGGGCGGGGGTGGCGGCGGCGGTGCCGAGGAGATGAAGAAGGCGGAAGCCGCCGTGCGTGCGCAGGAGAATGCCAAGTCGCTGGGCAATGACCTGACGCCCAAGCTGCCGCCCGCCACCGTGCCGGCCGATCCGCAGAATATCTGGGATCTCGACTTGTCGAGCGGCGGGCGCGTGCGCATCCAGCTTCGCCCCGACATCGCGCCCAACCATGTCGAGCGGATCAAGGAACTGACGCGGCAGGGCTTGTACAATGGCCTGAAATTCCACCGTGTCATCCCCGGCTTCATGGCGCAGGGCGGCGATCCCAAGGGCGACGGCACCGGTGGATCGCAGCTTCCTGACCTCAAGGCCGAATTCAACCCGATGCCGCATCTGCGCGGCACCGTGTCGATGGCCCGCGCCCAGAGCGAGGACAGCGCCAACAGCCAGTTCTTCATCGTTCTTCTGCCGCGTATGCAACTCGACAAGAAATATACCGTCTTCGGCCGCGTGATCGAAGGGATGCAATATGTCGACGCCATTCATGAAGGCGAGCCACCGGCCGACCCGACCGTGATCCTGCAGGCGTCGATCGAGAGCGACGGCAAGCCGCCGGTCACGGCTCCGCCCCCTCCGCCGCCCGCGGCGCCGTCGATCATAAGCGCGCCAGCCCTGCCCAGGGCCGCCGCGCCGGGGAAGGCCGCCCCTGCAAAGCCTGCGCCCGCGAAGCCCGCACCGAAGAAGAAATAA
- the queA gene encoding tRNA preQ1(34) S-adenosylmethionine ribosyltransferase-isomerase QueA: MRVDLFDFDLPPENIALRPASPRDSARLLLVPGDGAMQDRIVRDLPSLLRAGDVLVFNDTKVIPAQLEGVRGQAKVGATLHKRQGLRQWQAFLRNAKRVREGDRIDFGAGVTAIAGARDEDGGVTLDFEGEEPVEVLLERAGRMPLPPYIASKRPTDARDRSDYQTMFAREDGAVAAPTAALHFTPELMAAIAQAGIGTETLTLHVGAGTFLPVKADDTDDHRMHAEWGRIDAATADRLNAVHAAGGRLIAVGTTSLRLLESAAGEDGLVRAFADETRIFITPGYRFRVVDGLMTNFHLPKSTLFMLVSALMGRDRMQAVYAHAVATGYRFYSYGDSSLLLPGQRE, translated from the coding sequence ATGCGCGTAGACCTGTTCGATTTCGACCTGCCGCCGGAGAATATCGCGCTCCGGCCAGCATCGCCGCGTGACAGCGCGCGGTTGCTGCTGGTGCCGGGCGACGGCGCGATGCAGGACCGGATCGTGCGCGACCTGCCGTCGCTGCTGCGCGCGGGCGACGTGCTGGTCTTCAACGATACGAAGGTCATTCCCGCCCAGCTTGAAGGGGTGCGTGGCCAGGCGAAGGTCGGCGCGACCCTGCACAAAAGGCAGGGGTTGCGCCAATGGCAGGCCTTCTTGCGCAATGCCAAGCGGGTGCGGGAAGGCGACCGGATCGATTTCGGCGCAGGCGTCACCGCCATTGCGGGTGCGCGCGATGAGGATGGCGGCGTGACGCTGGACTTCGAGGGTGAGGAGCCGGTGGAGGTGCTGCTGGAGCGGGCAGGGCGGATGCCGCTGCCGCCCTATATCGCCAGCAAGCGCCCGACCGACGCGCGCGACCGCAGCGATTACCAGACCATGTTCGCGCGCGAGGATGGCGCCGTCGCAGCGCCCACCGCCGCGCTGCACTTCACGCCGGAGCTCATGGCGGCAATCGCGCAGGCGGGCATCGGGACCGAGACGCTTACCCTGCATGTCGGCGCGGGTACCTTCCTGCCGGTGAAGGCGGACGATACCGACGACCACCGGATGCATGCCGAATGGGGCCGGATCGACGCTGCGACGGCGGATCGGCTGAATGCCGTGCACGCGGCGGGTGGCCGGCTGATCGCGGTCGGCACGACATCGCTGCGCCTGCTGGAAAGCGCGGCGGGGGAGGACGGCCTTGTCCGCGCCTTCGCCGACGAAACCCGCATCTTCATCACGCCCGGCTATCGCTTCAGGGTGGTGGACGGGTTGATGACCAATTTCCACCTGCCCAAATCGACGCTGTTCATGCTGGTCAGCGCCCTGATGGGCCGCGACCGGATGCAGGCGGTCTATGCCCATGCGGTCGCGACGGGATATCGTTTTTATTCCTACGGCGATTCCAGCCTGTTGCTTCCCGGACAAAGGGAATAG
- a CDS encoding DMT family protein — protein MPTLILLVLSNLFMTAAWYWHLKGGMDKPILLVILISWGIAFLEYCLAVPANRIGYAHGWSAGQLKVAQEAIALIVFGGFMVTVLGEPLHWRHLAAFACIMGAVGFLFVGRA, from the coding sequence ATGCCGACCCTGATCCTGCTCGTCCTGTCCAACCTGTTCATGACCGCCGCCTGGTACTGGCATCTGAAGGGCGGGATGGACAAGCCGATCCTGCTGGTCATCCTCATCAGTTGGGGGATCGCCTTCCTCGAATATTGCCTGGCCGTCCCCGCCAACCGGATCGGCTACGCCCATGGCTGGAGCGCGGGACAGCTCAAGGTCGCGCAGGAAGCAATCGCGCTGATCGTCTTCGGTGGCTTCATGGTCACGGTGCTGGGCGAACCGTTGCATTGGCGACACCTGGCCGCCTTCGCCTGTATCATGGGCGCAGTGGGGTTTCTGTTCGTGGGGCGCGCCTGA
- a CDS encoding NUDIX domain-containing protein — MTEEQDAGRPAATLVIVRDRPDGPPDLLMVERASTMAFAAGALVFPGGGVDEHDHALAARIGGALPIDEAAARIAAIRETIEEAGLGIGLTGAVDAAAVLRLRDGLHDGRPLGELLDRHGLGVALDALTPFARWHPAPFEKARRVYDTRFYLARAPEGQVASVDTTENVRLFWSSAADIIARCDAGEGQIIFPTRRNLERLALFGSHTDMLAHAAAFPVEKIRPWREERDGEAHLCIPDHLGYPVTSEPMRLVRRA, encoded by the coding sequence ATGACAGAAGAACAGGATGCCGGGCGGCCTGCCGCCACGCTGGTGATCGTACGCGACCGGCCTGACGGTCCGCCTGATCTGCTGATGGTGGAGCGTGCGTCGACCATGGCCTTTGCCGCTGGCGCGCTGGTCTTTCCCGGTGGCGGGGTGGATGAACACGACCATGCGCTGGCGGCGCGGATCGGCGGCGCGCTGCCCATCGACGAAGCTGCCGCGCGGATCGCCGCGATTCGCGAGACGATCGAGGAAGCGGGGTTGGGCATCGGCCTGACCGGTGCGGTGGATGCCGCCGCCGTGCTGCGGCTGCGCGACGGCCTGCATGACGGCAGGCCGCTTGGCGAGTTGCTGGACCGGCATGGCCTGGGCGTGGCGCTGGACGCGCTGACGCCCTTCGCGCGCTGGCATCCCGCTCCGTTCGAGAAGGCGCGGCGGGTCTATGATACGCGCTTCTACCTCGCCCGTGCGCCCGAAGGGCAGGTGGCGAGCGTCGACACGACCGAGAATGTGCGGCTGTTCTGGAGCAGCGCGGCGGACATCATCGCCCGTTGCGATGCGGGGGAGGGGCAGATCATTTTTCCCACCCGGCGTAACCTGGAGCGGCTGGCGCTGTTCGGCTCCCATACCGACATGCTCGCCCATGCTGCCGCCTTTCCGGTGGAAAAGATACGGCCCTGGCGCGAGGAGCGCGACGGGGAGGCGCATCTGTGCATCCCCGATCATCTGGGCTATCCCGTCACCTCGGAACCCATGCGGCTGGTGCGGCGGGCCTAA
- the trpE gene encoding anthranilate synthase component I — translation MAASGGTDGVTSARAALARGESALVWRRQIADTDTPISAALKLFESDRGDYLLESVEGGAVRGRYSLIGLAPDLVFRAQGQDAEINRQWATNRDAFVPEKAGALDALRALVAECRAEMDTALPPALACLVGYFGYETVGLVEKLPRPAPNSIGVPDMLFVRPTVILVFDRLADALYIVAPVWKGSFTDADKAIETALERIDATAARLAAPLPALSAPAEIAEIDVTPVLEPGRYAQMVDAAKDYIVAGDIFQVVLAQRFTSPFTLPPIALYRALRRINPSPFLYYLDLPGFALIGSSPEILVRARNGEVTIRPIAGTRPRGKNAVEDAANRESLLADPKERAEHLMLLDLGRNDVGRVASAGSVTVTESYTVEFYSHVMHIVSNVVGRLADDKDAIDALFAGFPAGTVSGAPKVRACEIIAELEPETRGAYAGGVGYFGPDGNMDSCIVLRTAVLKDGVMHVQAGAGIVADSQAEYEQRECEAKSGALLAAAREAVSVAREARFGQ, via the coding sequence ATGGCGGCCAGCGGGGGGACGGACGGCGTGACGAGCGCCCGTGCAGCGCTGGCGCGCGGCGAATCGGCGCTGGTGTGGCGGCGCCAGATCGCCGACACCGACACGCCCATCTCCGCCGCGCTCAAATTGTTCGAATCCGATCGCGGCGACTATCTGCTGGAATCGGTCGAGGGCGGCGCGGTGCGTGGCCGTTACAGCCTGATTGGCCTCGCCCCCGACCTGGTCTTTCGCGCGCAGGGCCAGGATGCCGAAATCAACCGGCAATGGGCGACCAATCGCGACGCCTTCGTCCCCGAAAAGGCTGGCGCGCTCGACGCGCTGCGCGCGCTGGTGGCCGAATGCCGGGCGGAAATGGACACCGCACTGCCGCCCGCACTCGCCTGCCTGGTCGGCTATTTCGGCTATGAGACGGTGGGGCTGGTCGAAAAATTGCCCCGCCCCGCGCCCAATTCCATCGGCGTGCCCGACATGCTGTTCGTGCGGCCGACCGTCATCCTGGTGTTCGATCGTCTGGCCGACGCGCTCTATATCGTCGCGCCGGTGTGGAAAGGCAGCTTCACCGACGCTGATAAGGCGATCGAGACCGCGCTGGAGCGGATCGACGCTACCGCCGCGCGCCTCGCCGCGCCGCTGCCTGCCCTCTCCGCTCCCGCCGAAATCGCCGAGATCGACGTCACGCCGGTGCTGGAGCCGGGTCGTTATGCGCAGATGGTGGACGCGGCCAAGGACTATATCGTCGCGGGCGACATCTTCCAGGTGGTGCTGGCGCAGCGTTTCACCAGCCCCTTCACGCTTCCACCGATCGCGCTTTATCGCGCGCTGCGGCGGATCAATCCGTCGCCCTTCCTCTATTATCTCGACCTGCCCGGCTTCGCGCTGATCGGGTCCAGCCCGGAAATCCTGGTCCGCGCCCGCAATGGCGAGGTGACGATCCGCCCGATCGCGGGCACGAGGCCGCGCGGCAAGAACGCGGTGGAGGACGCCGCCAACCGCGAAAGCCTGCTCGCCGATCCCAAGGAACGAGCCGAGCATCTGATGTTGCTGGACCTGGGCCGCAACGATGTCGGCCGCGTCGCTTCTGCCGGATCGGTGACGGTCACGGAAAGCTACACCGTCGAATTTTACAGCCATGTCATGCATATCGTGTCCAACGTCGTCGGACGCCTCGCGGACGACAAGGATGCGATCGACGCACTGTTCGCGGGCTTCCCCGCCGGCACCGTGTCCGGCGCGCCCAAGGTCCGCGCCTGCGAGATCATCGCCGAACTGGAACCGGAAACGCGCGGCGCCTATGCAGGCGGGGTCGGCTATTTCGGCCCGGACGGCAACATGGACAGTTGCATCGTCCTGCGTACCGCCGTGCTGAAGGACGGCGTCATGCATGTGCAGGCGGGCGCTGGCATCGTCGCCGATTCGCAGGCGGAATATGAACAGCGCGAATGCGAGGCGAAAAGCGGCGCGCTGCTAGCCGCCGCGCGCGAAGCCGTGAGTGTAGCGCGGGAAGCCCGGTTCGGGCAGTAG